A DNA window from Ostrea edulis chromosome 5, xbOstEdul1.1, whole genome shotgun sequence contains the following coding sequences:
- the LOC125651986 gene encoding protein SREK1IP1-like, giving the protein MASFAPKANDGLKAACKKCGYAGHLTFQCRNFIQADPNKEVLLDVSSTSSDSSDEDFVSPLTEVKKEKYERDKGKKMKRPSKKKKRERSRSRSPVKRKKSKKRKNHKADSDSDSEYRSSESSHKTRSEKSKRRHRHRDSDLSDSEVKLEKKHKRKQHKRRQDSSDNDSDSRRRQRKKYEDSKYFVSYKEMM; this is encoded by the exons ATGGCATCTTTTGCACCAAAAGCTAATGATGGGCTCAAGGCAGCATGCAAAAAGTGTGGTTATG CAGGCCACCTGACATTCCAGTGTCGAAACTTCATCCAGGCAGATCCAAACAAGGAAGTGTTATTAGACGTCAGCAGCACCAGCTCGGACTCTAGTGATGAAGACTTTGTGTCCCCACTTACAGAGGTCAAAAAAG AAAAGTATGAAAGGGATAAAGGTAAAAAGATGAAGAGGCCTTCGAAAAAAAAGAAACGAGAACG aTCACGATCACGGTCACCAGTCAAGAGGAAAAAGTCCAAGAAGCGCAAGAATCACAAAGCTGACTCTGACAGTGACTCTGAATATAGATCCTCAGAATCATCACACAAAACGAGGTCTGAAAAGTCCAAGAGGAGACACAGACACAGGGACAGTGACTTGAGCGACAGTGAAGTGAAACTGGAAAAGAAGCACAAAAGGAAACAGCACAAGAGAAGACAAGATTCTAGTGATAATGATTCCGATTCACGGAGACGGCAGCGCAAGAAATACGAAGACTCCAAGTACTTTGTCTCTTATAAAGAGATGAtgtga
- the LOC125649371 gene encoding G protein-coupled receptor 137Ba-like isoform X1 encodes MLRVVRWYSQMSLFPSESRKQLMRDNVISMGKHTETGWIIDTADFPTVKPALAPTTQLSLTITYISLYGFLFFFVLCQLWMIWYYRHKRFSYQTCFLFTCLLWSGLRTTLFSFYFNNCILANKLPMFLNWLFYSFPVCLQFITLCLLVLFFGQVVFKARAKYEPSRYKIPFRLTMAVVVLIFVATNVTSAVLINHQQQYHHSLPLYILVIRVSINGALFLLAAIVLSVCIYKMRTMSSSNVILEAKGTTLCQSLTLSILIILLYASRAIYNILAVLLFNKIPSFGYGWTNVTSQADLVDLDRGYAFISFGVILFVWEFLPTFVIVVYFRVKRPQTSLDLVDLSSRSQNSRQYFFDNPRRYDSEDDLSRNDLTRSINSYHPNGGAGTPTRSTPRGTPRLYGSMHSAAGSYSNKLGGFGTSPVTTIND; translated from the exons ATGCTCAGAGTTGTCAGATGGTATTCACAAATGTCATTATTCCCGAGCGAATCAAGGAAACAACTTATGAGGGACAATGTTATTTCGATGGGGAAGCATACAGAGACGGGATGGATTATCGATACAGCAGATTTCCCCACCGTTAAACCCGCTCTCGCTCCAACGACACAGTTGTCTCTGACGATCACTTACATATCCCTGTACGGATTTCTGTTTTTCTTCGTGCTATGTCAGCTGTGGATGATATGGTACTACAGACATAAACGGTTCAGTTACCAGACATGCTTCCTGTTCACCTGTCTGCTGTGGTCGGGATTGAGAACGACTCTGTTTTcgttttattttaataattgcATTCTGGCAAACAAACTGCCCATGTTTTTAAACTGGTTGTTTTATTCCTTCCCGGTGTGTTTGCAGTTTATTACTTTGTGTCTGCTTGTTCTTTTTTTTGGTCAG GTTGTATTTAAGGCAAGAGCGAAATATGAGCCAAGTCGTTATAA GATTCCATTCCGTTTGACAATGGCTGTTGTTGTGCTGATTTTCGTAGCCACCAATGTGACGAGTGCTGTGCTGATCAATCACCAACAGCAGTACCATCACTCCCTCCCTCTATACATCCTTGTTATTCGTGTCAGCATTAATGGCGCGCTCTTCCTGTTGGCAGCCATTGTTTTGTCTGTTTGTATCTACAAAATGAGGACCATGTCCTCATCTAATGTGATATTAGAAGCCAAG GGAACAACTTTATGTCAGTCACTGACTCTCTCCATTTTAATCATTTTGTTGTATGCCTCTCGTGCTATATACAACATTCTAGCTGTGcttttattcaacaaaattccAAGTTTTGGGTATGGTTGGACCAATGTGACATCACAG GCAGACTTGGTCGATTTGGACAGAGGATATGCTTTCATCTCTTTTGGAGTCATCCTTTTTGTCTGGGAATTTCTTCCAACCTTTGTGATAGTCGTGTATTTTCGTGTCAAAAGACCGCAAACAAGTTTA GACCTGGTGGACTTGTCTAGTCGCAGCCAAAACAGCAGACAGTACTTCTTCGACAACCCACGTCGCTATGACAGTGAGGATGACCTCAGCAGAAATGATTTGACAAGAAG TATCAACTCTTACCATCCTAATGGAGGTGCAGGTACACCCACCAGAAGCACCCCACGAGGGACCCCAAGGTTATATGGATCTATGCATAGTGCTGCAGGCAGCTACTCCAACAAGTTAGGGGGATTTGGAACTTCTCCAGTGACTACCATCAATGACTAA
- the LOC125649371 gene encoding G protein-coupled receptor 137Ba-like isoform X2 — protein sequence MSAVDDMVVFKARAKYEPSRYKIPFRLTMAVVVLIFVATNVTSAVLINHQQQYHHSLPLYILVIRVSINGALFLLAAIVLSVCIYKMRTMSSSNVILEAKGTTLCQSLTLSILIILLYASRAIYNILAVLLFNKIPSFGYGWTNVTSQADLVDLDRGYAFISFGVILFVWEFLPTFVIVVYFRVKRPQTSLDLVDLSSRSQNSRQYFFDNPRRYDSEDDLSRNDLTRSINSYHPNGGAGTPTRSTPRGTPRLYGSMHSAAGSYSNKLGGFGTSPVTTIND from the exons ATGTCAGCTGTGGATGATATG GTTGTATTTAAGGCAAGAGCGAAATATGAGCCAAGTCGTTATAA GATTCCATTCCGTTTGACAATGGCTGTTGTTGTGCTGATTTTCGTAGCCACCAATGTGACGAGTGCTGTGCTGATCAATCACCAACAGCAGTACCATCACTCCCTCCCTCTATACATCCTTGTTATTCGTGTCAGCATTAATGGCGCGCTCTTCCTGTTGGCAGCCATTGTTTTGTCTGTTTGTATCTACAAAATGAGGACCATGTCCTCATCTAATGTGATATTAGAAGCCAAG GGAACAACTTTATGTCAGTCACTGACTCTCTCCATTTTAATCATTTTGTTGTATGCCTCTCGTGCTATATACAACATTCTAGCTGTGcttttattcaacaaaattccAAGTTTTGGGTATGGTTGGACCAATGTGACATCACAG GCAGACTTGGTCGATTTGGACAGAGGATATGCTTTCATCTCTTTTGGAGTCATCCTTTTTGTCTGGGAATTTCTTCCAACCTTTGTGATAGTCGTGTATTTTCGTGTCAAAAGACCGCAAACAAGTTTA GACCTGGTGGACTTGTCTAGTCGCAGCCAAAACAGCAGACAGTACTTCTTCGACAACCCACGTCGCTATGACAGTGAGGATGACCTCAGCAGAAATGATTTGACAAGAAG TATCAACTCTTACCATCCTAATGGAGGTGCAGGTACACCCACCAGAAGCACCCCACGAGGGACCCCAAGGTTATATGGATCTATGCATAGTGCTGCAGGCAGCTACTCCAACAAGTTAGGGGGATTTGGAACTTCTCCAGTGACTACCATCAATGACTAA